A single Klebsiella variicola DNA region contains:
- the eptB gene encoding kdo(2)-lipid A phosphoethanolamine 7''-transferase produces MKYIRTMTQQKLSFWLALYIGWFMNIAVFFRRFDGYAQEFTFWKGLSGVVELVATVFVTFFLLRLLSLFGRRIWRILATLIVLFSAAASYYMTFLNVVIGYGIIASVMTTDIDLSKEVIGWHLILWLVVVSAPPLLFIWSNRCRHTLLRQLRTPGQRVKNVLIVVLAGLIVWGPIRLLELRQHDVERHSEVDMPSYGGVIANSYLPSNWLSALGLYAWAQVDESSDNKSLINPAKKFTYVAPEGLDDTYVVFIIGETTRWDHMGILGYRRNTTPELEKEKNLVAFRGYSCDTATKLSLRCMFVRQGGAEDNPQRTLKEQNVFAVLHQLGFNGNLYAMQSEMWFYSNTMANNIAYREQIGAEPRNRGKSVDDMLLVDEMKRGMAQGNASGKHLIILHTKGSHFNYTQRYPRSFAQWKPECVGVDNKCSKAELINSYDNSVTYVDHFIVSVLDQLRDKKAIVFYAADHGESINEREHLHGTPRKMAPPEQFRVPMMVWMSDKYLENPDHAAAFAHLQQQAAMKVPRRHVELYDTIMGCLGYTSPDGGINENNNWCRWKK; encoded by the coding sequence ATGAAATATATTAGAACGATGACGCAGCAGAAGCTTAGTTTTTGGCTGGCGCTGTACATCGGCTGGTTTATGAACATCGCCGTTTTTTTCCGGCGTTTCGATGGTTATGCTCAAGAGTTCACTTTCTGGAAAGGGCTTTCCGGTGTCGTTGAACTGGTCGCCACGGTCTTTGTCACCTTCTTCCTGTTACGTCTGCTGTCACTGTTTGGTCGCCGCATCTGGCGCATTCTGGCGACGCTGATTGTCCTGTTTTCCGCCGCCGCCAGTTACTACATGACGTTCCTCAATGTGGTGATTGGCTACGGAATTATCGCTTCGGTGATGACCACCGATATCGACCTGTCGAAAGAGGTCATTGGCTGGCACCTGATCCTCTGGCTGGTGGTGGTGAGCGCGCCGCCGCTGCTGTTCATCTGGAGCAACCGCTGCCGCCATACGCTGCTGCGCCAACTGCGCACCCCGGGTCAGCGGGTTAAAAACGTATTGATCGTCGTGCTGGCCGGACTCATTGTCTGGGGTCCCATCCGCCTGCTTGAGCTGCGTCAGCATGATGTGGAGCGCCATTCGGAAGTGGATATGCCGAGCTATGGCGGGGTGATCGCCAACTCCTATCTGCCATCAAACTGGCTGTCGGCGCTGGGGCTGTACGCCTGGGCGCAGGTGGATGAATCCTCGGATAATAAATCGCTGATTAACCCGGCGAAGAAGTTTACCTACGTCGCGCCGGAAGGCCTGGATGACACCTACGTGGTGTTTATCATTGGCGAAACGACCCGCTGGGACCATATGGGTATCCTCGGCTATAGGCGCAATACCACGCCAGAGCTGGAGAAAGAGAAGAATCTTGTCGCTTTCCGCGGCTACTCCTGCGATACCGCCACCAAGCTGTCGTTACGCTGTATGTTTGTGCGTCAGGGCGGGGCGGAGGATAACCCGCAGCGAACGCTCAAAGAGCAGAACGTCTTTGCCGTGCTTCATCAGTTGGGCTTCAACGGCAATCTCTATGCCATGCAGAGCGAGATGTGGTTCTACAGCAACACGATGGCCAACAATATCGCCTACCGCGAGCAAATTGGCGCCGAGCCGCGCAACCGTGGTAAGAGCGTTGACGATATGCTGCTGGTGGATGAGATGAAGCGCGGTATGGCGCAGGGCAACGCCTCCGGTAAGCATCTGATCATTCTCCACACCAAAGGCTCCCACTTTAACTACACCCAACGCTACCCGCGCAGCTTCGCCCAGTGGAAGCCGGAGTGCGTCGGCGTCGACAACAAGTGCTCGAAAGCGGAGCTGATTAACTCCTACGATAACAGCGTGACCTACGTCGATCACTTTATCGTCAGCGTCCTCGACCAGCTGCGGGATAAGAAAGCGATTGTGTTCTATGCCGCCGATCATGGGGAGTCGATTAATGAACGCGAACACCTGCACGGAACGCCGCGCAAGATGGCGCCGCCGGAGCAGTTCCGCGTGCCGATGATGGTGTGGATGTCGGATAAATACCTGGAGAACCCCGATCATGCCGCCGCGTTTGCCCATCTGCAGCAGCAGGCTGCGATGAAGGTGCCGCGCCGTCACGTCGAGCTGTATGACACCATTATGGGCTGTCTCGGTTATACCTCGCCGGATGGCGGGATCAATGAGAATAACAACTGGTGCCGGTGGAAAAAGTAA
- a CDS encoding ankyrin repeat domain-containing protein: MKVIKGLALLCLLMLAGCQSEEETSQFLLACKYDAPATIEAMLNNGIDVDGQDKTGLSGLMVAAAENRRDVVALLLKRQAKPNLQTRQGVTALMLAAARGSDAAIIGDLLQAGASVNQTSVEKSTALMSAIADGGDVRNDYQHILAMKKPDAPVEKESALDKIVGATAAKSLATGNRALMTEDMALQLAPGAFKKNVDEIVALLIRHGADVKAVNASGESAFFLAVDHARSAETITTLANAGADTSLADKSGTTPLMLAAAGDDPNLVLALSASGVEVDKPNREGLTALQVAAGQGSPAVIAALVQRGAKVDQLSANDLSPLMLAVKMNNKANVEALLEAGASVNLSNKAGYSAIGYSRAGEVRQLLLAQHAELKGQAAHMAQSELQFCANAFADKLAYSDIARAVNNDTRPDIMRHQQSCPELGELTMLLGEFKFNPAGSTYLGEPVTCKVSEYRKAFEVTCR, translated from the coding sequence ATGAAGGTGATAAAGGGGTTGGCCTTACTGTGCCTGTTGATGCTCGCGGGCTGCCAGTCTGAGGAAGAGACCAGCCAGTTCCTGCTGGCCTGTAAATACGATGCGCCAGCGACGATCGAAGCCATGCTGAATAACGGCATTGATGTGGATGGTCAGGATAAAACCGGCTTAAGTGGCCTGATGGTCGCTGCCGCGGAAAATCGTCGTGATGTGGTAGCGTTACTGCTTAAGCGTCAGGCGAAGCCGAATCTCCAGACGCGCCAGGGCGTCACGGCGCTGATGCTGGCGGCGGCGCGCGGCAGCGATGCCGCGATTATCGGCGATCTTCTCCAGGCCGGCGCGTCGGTAAATCAGACCAGCGTCGAGAAGAGTACGGCATTGATGTCCGCCATTGCCGACGGCGGGGATGTCAGAAACGACTATCAGCATATTCTGGCGATGAAAAAGCCCGATGCGCCTGTCGAGAAGGAGAGCGCGCTGGATAAAATTGTCGGCGCAACGGCGGCGAAATCGCTGGCGACGGGTAACCGCGCGCTGATGACCGAAGACATGGCGTTACAACTGGCGCCCGGCGCGTTTAAGAAGAACGTCGACGAGATCGTGGCGCTGCTGATCAGGCACGGGGCGGACGTGAAGGCCGTCAATGCGTCAGGGGAATCGGCCTTTTTCCTCGCGGTCGATCACGCGCGTTCGGCGGAAACCATCACGACGCTGGCCAACGCCGGGGCGGACACCAGCCTGGCGGATAAATCCGGCACCACCCCGCTGATGCTGGCGGCGGCGGGGGATGATCCCAATCTGGTGCTGGCGCTGTCGGCCTCCGGTGTGGAGGTGGATAAGCCGAACCGTGAAGGACTCACGGCGCTGCAGGTGGCGGCGGGTCAGGGGTCGCCTGCGGTGATCGCGGCGCTGGTGCAGCGCGGCGCAAAGGTGGACCAGCTCTCCGCCAACGACCTCAGCCCGCTGATGCTGGCGGTCAAAATGAATAATAAAGCCAATGTTGAGGCGCTGCTTGAGGCTGGCGCCAGCGTCAACCTCAGCAATAAGGCCGGCTATTCGGCGATCGGTTACAGCCGGGCCGGCGAGGTTCGCCAGCTGCTGCTGGCGCAGCATGCCGAGCTGAAAGGGCAGGCCGCGCATATGGCGCAAAGCGAACTGCAGTTTTGTGCTAATGCCTTTGCCGACAAGCTGGCATACAGCGACATCGCCCGCGCGGTGAATAACGATACCCGCCCGGATATTATGCGTCATCAGCAATCCTGCCCGGAGCTGGGGGAACTGACGATGCTGCTGGGGGAATTTAAATTCAACCCGGCGGGCTCGACCTATCTCGGTGAGCCGGTGACCTGTAAGGTATCCGAGTATCGCAAAGCGTTTGAGGTGACCTGCCGCTGA